The Paraburkholderia sp. ZP32-5 genome includes a window with the following:
- a CDS encoding polysaccharide biosynthesis protein, producing MKTFKARWLSFSAFAFDLCAVALAWLLAYVIRFNGPVPAPFWSSGLHALVWVLVIYAVMFRSYGLYRGMWVFASLPDLVRIAKAIAVGALVVMIASALLQPAPIVPRSVLIVSPMLLFLTMGGSRALYRAAKEFYRYGGLVGQGKPVLVLGAGNAGANLVRELKRSGQWRLVGLLDDDPIKQGREIYGYRVLGSISDLQKISADLKVEHAIIAVPSASVEAHRRIATLCVRAGVRAMTLPALTQLTQGQAFLSRVRQIDLEDLLGRDPVTIDTEHVEALLKNRVVMVTGAGGSIGSELCRQILRFGPVQLVAFDISEFSIYRLNEELRDKYPEVSVVPIIGDVKDSLLLDQVMARYCPHIVFHAAAYKHVPLMEEINTWQAVRNNVLGTYRVARSAIRHEVAHFVLISTDKAVNPTNVMGASKRLAEMACSALQQQGARRTQFETVRFGNVLGSAGSVIPKFQEQIARGGPVTVTHPEITRFFMTIPEASQLVLQASSMGRGGEIFILDMGKPVRIADLAHDLIRLYGFTEEQIRVVFTGLRPGEKLYEELLADDETTTRTPHPKLRIAQAREVPDSLIDNLLPWLMQHRVPSDDEVRRDLRRWVSEYQPATATTLRSVSPVPRAS from the coding sequence ATGAAAACATTCAAAGCCAGATGGCTTTCGTTTAGTGCGTTTGCGTTCGACCTATGCGCGGTAGCCTTGGCCTGGCTGCTGGCCTACGTGATCCGCTTCAACGGGCCGGTGCCCGCGCCGTTCTGGTCGAGCGGCTTGCATGCGCTCGTCTGGGTGCTGGTGATCTACGCGGTGATGTTCCGCAGCTACGGGCTCTACCGCGGCATGTGGGTGTTCGCGAGCCTGCCCGATCTCGTGCGCATCGCGAAGGCGATCGCCGTCGGCGCGCTCGTCGTGATGATTGCGTCGGCGCTGTTGCAGCCCGCGCCGATCGTGCCGCGCTCGGTGCTGATCGTGTCGCCGATGCTGCTGTTCCTGACGATGGGCGGTTCGCGTGCGCTCTATCGCGCGGCCAAGGAGTTCTATCGCTATGGCGGTCTGGTCGGGCAAGGCAAGCCGGTGCTGGTGCTCGGCGCCGGCAATGCCGGCGCGAACCTCGTGCGCGAGCTGAAACGTTCGGGCCAATGGCGTCTCGTCGGCCTGCTCGACGACGATCCGATCAAGCAGGGCCGCGAAATCTACGGCTACCGCGTACTCGGCTCGATCAGCGATCTGCAGAAAATCAGCGCCGATCTGAAGGTCGAGCACGCGATCATCGCGGTGCCGTCGGCGTCGGTCGAAGCGCATCGGCGGATCGCGACGCTATGCGTGCGCGCCGGCGTCCGGGCGATGACGCTGCCCGCGCTCACGCAGCTCACACAAGGCCAGGCGTTCCTGTCGCGGGTTCGCCAGATCGATCTCGAAGACCTGCTCGGCCGCGACCCGGTCACGATCGATACCGAACACGTCGAGGCGCTGCTAAAGAACCGCGTCGTGATGGTGACGGGCGCGGGCGGCTCGATCGGCTCGGAGCTGTGCCGGCAGATCTTGCGCTTCGGCCCGGTGCAACTGGTCGCATTCGATATCTCCGAGTTCTCGATCTACCGGCTCAACGAAGAGTTGCGCGACAAGTATCCGGAAGTGTCGGTGGTGCCGATCATCGGCGACGTGAAGGATTCGCTGCTGCTCGATCAGGTGATGGCGCGCTATTGCCCGCACATCGTGTTTCATGCGGCGGCCTACAAGCACGTGCCGCTGATGGAAGAGATCAACACGTGGCAGGCGGTGCGCAACAACGTGCTCGGCACGTACCGCGTCGCGCGCTCGGCGATCCGTCACGAGGTCGCGCACTTCGTGCTGATCTCGACCGACAAGGCCGTCAACCCGACCAACGTGATGGGCGCGAGCAAGCGGCTCGCCGAGATGGCGTGCTCGGCGCTGCAGCAGCAGGGCGCGCGGCGCACGCAGTTCGAGACGGTGCGCTTCGGCAACGTGCTCGGCAGCGCCGGCAGCGTGATTCCGAAGTTCCAGGAGCAGATTGCGCGCGGCGGGCCGGTCACGGTCACGCATCCTGAGATCACGCGCTTTTTCATGACGATTCCGGAGGCCTCGCAATTGGTGTTGCAGGCATCGAGCATGGGGCGCGGCGGCGAGATCTTCATTCTCGACATGGGCAAGCCGGTGCGTATCGCCGATCTCGCGCACGATCTGATTCGCCTGTACGGCTTTACCGAGGAACAGATTCGCGTTGTGTTCACCGGCCTGCGGCCCGGCGAAAAACTCTACGAAGAGCTACTCGCGGACGACGAAACGACCACGCGCACGCCGCATCCGAAGCTGCGTATCGCACAGGCGCGCGAGGTCCCCGACAGCCTGATCGACAATCTGCTGCCGTGGCTGATGCAGCATCGCGTACCGTCCGACGATGAAGTGCGCCGCGACCTGCGGCGCTGGGTGTCCGAGTATCAGCCGGCGACCGCAACCACGCTGCGCAGCGTGAGCCCGGTGCCAAGGGCGTCGTAA